The proteins below come from a single Orcinus orca chromosome 6, mOrcOrc1.1, whole genome shotgun sequence genomic window:
- the LOC125964693 gene encoding DNA (cytosine-5)-methyltransferase 1-like has product MPRRSKSDGETKSEVSCSPRITRQTTRQTTITSHFTGGPAKRKPEEDTEKAKSDDSVDEEEKDQEEKRRRVTSREQVAGPLPAEEPGRVRPGTHVEEEERDDKVKPGHLQEEKRLRSQTEGLTPKQKSKEEPDRDARPRGAQAEMNEGEDKDEKRHKSEPKHLASKWRPEVKEPERVKPQVSDEKDEDEKVTNAHGKHSSSTW; this is encoded by the coding sequence ATGCCCAGGAGAAGCAAGTCCGATGGAGAAACAAAATCTGAAGTCTCATGTAGCCCCAGGATTACAAGGCAAACTACCAGGCAGACCACCATCACATCTCATTTCACAGGGGGCCCTGCCAAACGGAAGCCTGAGGAAGACACTGAAAAAGCAAAATCAGATGATTCTGtcgatgaagaagaaaaagaccaggAGGAAAAGAGACGTAGAGTTACATCCAGAGAACAAGTTGCTGGACCGCTCCCTGCAGAAGAACCGGGAAGAGTAAGACCAGGAACACAcgtagaagaagaagaaagagatgatAAAGTAAAGCCTGGTCAcctccaggaagaaaagagactCAGAAGTCAAACCGAAGGACTAACACCTAAACAGAAATCTAAGGAGGAGCCAGACAGAGATGCGAGGCCCAGAGGAGCTCAGGCTGAAATGAATGAAGGAGAAGACAAAGATGAAAAGAGGCACAAAAGTGAACCCAAACATCTAGCTAGCAAATGGAGACCAGAAGTAAAAGAACCTGAAAGAGTAAAACCacaagtttctgatgagaaagatGAGGATGAAAAGGTAACAAACGCACATGGTAAACACAGCAGTTCGACATGGTAA